From a single Mesorhizobium shangrilense genomic region:
- a CDS encoding ABC transporter permease translates to MSAFLARNRLIVLAYAGMVVLLLVTALFSPGFLSVSNMRSTIVLAAFVGIVALGQTVVIIGGGIDLSVPWVLNSAAIVMALLCGGQDLPLAWVMPLLLAGGAFIGLINGVGVARFGVPPIIMTLATNVILQGLILVLTGGSPTPSAPALIQFLSVGRVSGFPVIAVIWLALTLVATLLLSKAAFGRHLYALGTSATVAEFSGVPTARTTILTYVISGLTAAFAGMLLTGYSGQAYLGMGDAYLFTSIAAVAIGGASILGGSGHYLGTVAGAMVLTILTGLLPALNLSSGALLIVYGAVILLTVSIGSETFAGLGGKLRGKEG, encoded by the coding sequence ATGAGCGCCTTCCTCGCCCGCAACCGGCTCATCGTGCTCGCCTATGCCGGCATGGTGGTGCTGCTGCTGGTCACGGCGCTGTTCTCGCCGGGCTTCCTCTCGGTTTCCAACATGCGCTCGACGATCGTGTTGGCCGCCTTTGTCGGCATCGTCGCGCTTGGCCAGACCGTCGTCATCATCGGCGGCGGCATCGACCTGTCGGTGCCCTGGGTGCTCAATTCGGCGGCCATCGTCATGGCGCTGCTGTGCGGCGGCCAGGACCTGCCGCTGGCCTGGGTCATGCCGCTGCTGCTTGCCGGTGGTGCCTTCATCGGGCTGATCAACGGCGTCGGCGTCGCCCGGTTCGGCGTGCCGCCGATCATCATGACGCTGGCCACCAATGTCATCCTGCAAGGCCTGATCCTGGTGCTGACCGGCGGCTCGCCGACACCCTCGGCGCCTGCCTTGATCCAGTTCCTGTCTGTCGGGCGCGTCAGTGGCTTCCCGGTCATCGCGGTGATCTGGCTGGCCTTGACGCTGGTGGCGACCCTGCTGCTCTCCAAGGCGGCGTTCGGCCGCCATCTCTATGCGCTCGGCACCAGCGCCACGGTGGCCGAATTCTCCGGCGTGCCGACGGCGCGCACCACCATCCTGACCTATGTGATCTCCGGCCTCACCGCCGCCTTCGCCGGCATGCTTCTGACCGGCTATTCCGGCCAGGCCTATCTCGGCATGGGCGACGCCTATCTGTTCACCTCGATCGCGGCGGTCGCCATCGGCGGTGCCTCGATCCTCGGCGGCAGCGGGCATTATCTGGGCACCGTCGCCGGTGCCATGGTGCTCACCATCCTGACCGGCCTTTTGCCGGCGCTGAACCTGTCGAGCGGTGCGCTGCTCATCGTCTATGGCGCGGTGATCCTGCTCACCGTGTCGATCGGCAGCG